A single Streptomyces sp. 2114.4 DNA region contains:
- a CDS encoding DUF2075 domain-containing protein, which translates to MLLLKLAAEDLLTLNARRCMVPHLAARWRHFRGAEASLTERSAWAESLVSLANDLVAAGRGKVEMIVECAATLDEAERPADPRLIDVVLVGHHPQERRLSVQLVELKRWSMVTRVEQATAELVHVPGMGRKKHPVVQLREYYEAFTSSRGPLNGLEFECGGFAYLHNATEASVRALIDVDAPTGAYAQVYTNDRREELLCDLRRNFAEEGGASAAEMLLRSMGLRNTPLLDAMIRSRGDDTVFTLRGRQKTVADQILETAGQALPDPQRPALVPDERRVVFLVTGGAGTGKSAIGLQIKAELEAQGRTVKYASGSRAFNGAMQEHVGYGDRQFRESFTYFSSFVTPPDPPLDVLICDEAHRLRDRSTNRFWKPEQQGTQPQVDELLDASRLTVFFLDECQSVRPNEVGTVGLIEDAAERHNARLVRYGLQEQFRCGGSAAYIRWVRAVLGVTDSAPEQWTPDGLMHVEVADTPEELERIIRAEALAGASARMVAGYCWPWTKPLGKEKRLEADVRIGAWHRAWNADSDTFCQNDAPPSKIWSVHENGLDQIGCVYTAQGLEWDWCGVIMGEDMVRRDGRWVFRRGKERKGLEPGVKRVDVPGSFDPKVRAGSVDDEEFARLIRHAYHVLMTRASRATVLYSTDEETRAYLKELVGELQIHGLRPTWENLPSEARIPHLPRPRRGRRPRRNQSRLGTQEPDLRLF; encoded by the coding sequence ATGCTGCTGCTGAAGTTGGCGGCTGAAGATCTGCTTACGTTGAATGCAAGGCGTTGTATGGTGCCGCATCTCGCCGCCCGATGGCGACACTTCCGTGGGGCCGAGGCCTCGCTGACGGAACGTTCCGCGTGGGCGGAAAGCCTGGTGAGCCTTGCCAATGACCTGGTCGCCGCCGGTCGCGGCAAGGTGGAGATGATCGTCGAGTGCGCTGCCACGCTCGACGAGGCCGAACGACCGGCTGATCCCCGACTCATCGATGTCGTTCTCGTGGGCCATCATCCGCAGGAGCGTCGATTGTCCGTACAACTGGTCGAGCTGAAGCGTTGGTCGATGGTGACCAGGGTGGAACAGGCCACCGCGGAGCTGGTGCACGTACCGGGGATGGGCAGGAAGAAACACCCTGTCGTCCAGCTGCGTGAATATTACGAGGCTTTCACGAGCAGTAGGGGGCCGCTGAACGGGCTCGAATTCGAATGCGGCGGATTCGCTTACCTGCACAACGCCACCGAGGCGTCCGTGCGGGCCCTGATCGACGTGGATGCGCCGACCGGCGCCTATGCGCAGGTGTACACGAACGACCGGCGTGAAGAGCTGCTGTGCGATCTCCGGAGGAACTTCGCTGAGGAAGGGGGCGCCTCCGCGGCCGAGATGCTCCTGCGGAGCATGGGGCTGCGCAACACGCCTCTGCTTGATGCCATGATTCGTTCCCGTGGAGACGACACCGTCTTCACGCTGCGCGGTCGGCAGAAGACGGTCGCTGACCAGATCCTGGAAACCGCTGGTCAAGCCCTCCCGGACCCGCAGCGTCCCGCCCTCGTCCCGGACGAACGGCGAGTGGTCTTCTTGGTGACCGGTGGCGCCGGCACCGGCAAAAGCGCCATTGGCCTTCAGATCAAAGCAGAGTTGGAGGCCCAGGGCCGGACGGTCAAGTATGCCAGCGGCAGCAGGGCCTTCAACGGCGCGATGCAGGAACACGTCGGCTACGGCGACCGGCAGTTCAGGGAGAGCTTCACCTACTTCAGCAGCTTCGTCACCCCGCCGGACCCGCCGCTGGACGTGCTGATCTGCGATGAAGCGCACCGCCTGCGAGACCGCTCGACCAACCGTTTCTGGAAGCCCGAACAGCAGGGCACACAACCGCAAGTGGATGAGCTTCTCGATGCGTCCCGCCTGACGGTGTTCTTCCTGGACGAGTGCCAGTCCGTGCGGCCGAATGAGGTGGGCACCGTCGGTCTGATCGAGGACGCGGCGGAACGACACAACGCACGACTCGTGCGATACGGCCTCCAGGAGCAGTTCCGGTGCGGCGGCAGTGCCGCCTACATCCGCTGGGTGCGGGCCGTCCTCGGGGTGACGGATAGCGCGCCGGAGCAGTGGACACCGGACGGTCTGATGCACGTCGAGGTGGCGGATACCCCGGAGGAACTCGAACGCATCATTCGTGCCGAAGCCCTGGCCGGCGCCTCCGCACGCATGGTTGCGGGCTACTGCTGGCCCTGGACGAAGCCGCTCGGCAAGGAGAAGCGGTTGGAGGCCGACGTCCGTATCGGTGCCTGGCACAGGGCGTGGAACGCGGACAGTGACACGTTCTGCCAGAACGACGCACCGCCGTCGAAGATCTGGTCCGTGCACGAGAACGGCCTCGACCAGATCGGCTGTGTCTACACGGCACAGGGCCTCGAGTGGGACTGGTGCGGCGTGATCATGGGTGAGGACATGGTGCGCCGCGACGGCCGATGGGTGTTCCGCCGGGGCAAGGAGCGCAAGGGCCTGGAACCGGGCGTCAAGCGCGTTGATGTACCCGGCTCGTTCGACCCGAAGGTGAGAGCCGGAAGTGTCGATGACGAGGAGTTCGCCCGGCTCATCCGACATGCCTACCACGTGCTGATGACCCGGGCCAGCCGCGCGACCGTGCTCTACTCCACGGATGAGGAGACGCGGGCCTACCTGAAGGAACTCGTCGGTGAGCTCCAGATCCACGGGCTGCGCCCCACCTGGGAGAACCTGCCGTCCGAGGCACGCATTCCGCACCTGCCGCGGCCCCGGAGGGGAAGGCGCCCCCGCAGGAATCAGAGCAGGCTGGGTACACAGGAGCCGGATCTGCGGCTGTTCTGA
- a CDS encoding DUF6408 family protein: MNPVEYKPARRNQVREILVDVAVSVIANFVVAALTAAAGLFF, from the coding sequence ATGAACCCCGTTGAGTACAAGCCTGCACGTCGTAACCAGGTTCGCGAGATCCTGGTCGACGTCGCTGTCAGTGTCATCGCCAATTTCGTGGTGGCGGCCCTGACCGCGGCAGCTGGCCTGTTCTTCTGA
- a CDS encoding sensor histidine kinase, producing MDKSIRPLSCGAGFRHWVYAALGAALSLPPLTAALLFAPPRWPAGFRVLGFVCAFAVVTVAMGAPLSARRASVRLANGLLGAGLPAPVDTTGPRWVNRLRTAVWLVPHMVLGGMVTAVSCLAVFGAVAFPSVWLGGEERMTVFGLSLWIGEGWRGTWALLPAVGCLALAAGVTLGGAVLLRRLAPVLLGHRPGERLAAAEERMNLLAQRNRLAQELHDSIGHTLTASTIQAAVAVELMDSDPAGARRALNSIEETSRAAMDDLDHVLGMLREERPSTVPRPTLADLDALVERVRGAGAQLTVQVQGDLARVPTTVSREAYRVVQEGLTNALRHGGKVGIRLRTMVQGGWLELELTNPVGSGTPPRQRTGGQGGQGVQGIEDRVRLLRGTTHAGVLENGCSDGRDCSNGGDCGNCDGCWGGRDLGEARWRLLVRIPLRSAS from the coding sequence GTGGATAAATCAATTCGCCCGCTTTCGTGCGGGGCTGGGTTCCGGCACTGGGTGTATGCGGCCCTCGGCGCGGCCTTGAGCCTGCCGCCGCTGACGGCGGCGCTGCTGTTCGCGCCGCCGAGGTGGCCGGCGGGGTTCCGGGTGCTGGGCTTCGTGTGTGCGTTCGCCGTGGTGACGGTGGCCATGGGCGCTCCGCTGTCGGCGAGGCGCGCGAGCGTGCGGCTGGCCAACGGGCTACTGGGGGCCGGTCTGCCCGCGCCGGTGGACACGACGGGGCCGCGCTGGGTCAACCGGCTGCGCACCGCGGTGTGGCTGGTGCCGCACATGGTGCTAGGCGGGATGGTGACGGCAGTCTCGTGCCTGGCAGTGTTCGGAGCCGTGGCGTTTCCCTCGGTCTGGCTGGGCGGTGAGGAGCGCATGACCGTCTTCGGACTGTCCCTTTGGATCGGGGAGGGCTGGCGGGGCACGTGGGCGTTGTTGCCGGCCGTGGGATGTCTGGCGCTCGCGGCCGGGGTCACACTCGGCGGCGCGGTGCTCCTTCGACGGCTCGCGCCGGTGCTCCTCGGCCACCGGCCCGGAGAGCGGCTGGCCGCCGCCGAGGAGCGGATGAATCTGTTGGCGCAACGGAATCGCCTGGCACAGGAGTTGCACGACTCGATCGGCCACACCCTTACGGCGTCCACGATTCAGGCGGCGGTGGCAGTGGAGCTGATGGACAGTGACCCGGCGGGAGCCAGGCGCGCCCTGAACAGCATTGAGGAGACATCACGGGCCGCCATGGACGATCTCGATCACGTGTTGGGAATGCTGCGGGAGGAACGGCCGTCCACAGTGCCCCGGCCGACCCTCGCGGATCTCGACGCTCTGGTGGAGCGAGTCCGTGGAGCCGGCGCGCAATTGACAGTGCAGGTTCAGGGCGACCTGGCCCGGGTGCCGACCACAGTGTCGCGGGAGGCGTACCGGGTCGTCCAGGAGGGGCTGACCAATGCGCTGCGGCACGGGGGCAAAGTCGGGATCCGGCTGCGGACGATGGTGCAGGGCGGGTGGCTGGAGCTGGAGCTGACCAATCCGGTCGGTTCGGGGACACCTCCGCGGCAGCGGACCGGGGGGCAGGGGGGCCAGGGAGTGCAGGGGATCGAGGACCGGGTGCGGTTGTTGAGGGGGACTACGCACGCCGGGGTCCTGGAGAACGGTTGCAGCGACGGCAGGGACTGCAGCAACGGCGGCGACTGCGGGAACTGTGACGGCTGTTGGGGTGGTCGGGACCTGGGGGAGGCGCGGTGGCGGCTTTTGGTCCGGATACCGCTACGGTCGGCGTCATGA
- a CDS encoding response regulator transcription factor has translation MNASTVPGPAADPPVTVLVVDDDELTRTGLRTLLSAKPDVDVVGEADDGAEVVAAVTRLRPDVVLMDVRMPLVDGIEATRRLRALPDPPKVVVITTFENDEYVWDALRAGASGFIRKRAPSQQIAHAIRLVAAGDSVLFPDAVRRMAAVRPVRRDASLTTALTGRETETLRLMARGLSNQEIAARLVVSLETVKTHVGNVLAKLGVGNRTQAVVLAFETGVADPGRMD, from the coding sequence ATGAATGCCTCCACAGTGCCGGGCCCGGCTGCTGACCCGCCCGTGACCGTGCTCGTCGTGGACGACGATGAACTGACGCGCACCGGTCTGCGGACGCTGCTGTCGGCCAAGCCCGATGTGGACGTCGTGGGTGAGGCCGATGATGGCGCCGAGGTGGTTGCCGCCGTGACCCGGCTGCGACCGGACGTGGTGCTGATGGATGTGCGCATGCCGCTGGTGGACGGGATCGAGGCCACCCGGCGGCTGCGGGCGCTGCCCGACCCCCCGAAGGTCGTGGTGATCACCACGTTCGAGAACGATGAGTACGTCTGGGACGCCCTGCGGGCCGGAGCCAGCGGGTTCATCCGCAAGCGCGCCCCGTCACAGCAGATCGCGCACGCCATCCGGTTGGTGGCGGCCGGGGACTCGGTGCTGTTCCCGGACGCGGTCCGCCGGATGGCCGCGGTGCGGCCCGTTCGACGAGACGCCTCCCTGACCACCGCGCTCACGGGCCGCGAGACGGAGACGCTGCGTCTGATGGCACGCGGGCTGTCCAACCAGGAAATTGCTGCCCGGCTGGTGGTGAGCTTGGAGACCGTGAAGACGCATGTGGGCAACGTGCTGGCCAAGTTGGGCGTCGGCAATCGCACCCAGGCGGTTGTCCTGGCCTTTGAAACGGGGGTGGCTGATCCCGGGAGGATGGACTGA
- a CDS encoding thioesterase II family protein: MSFSSGQPATRWLRTYRPVAAPRLRLVCFPHAGGSASFYRSWPQKFPADWEVSAVCYPGREERIAEPGITSMAELAGRVADELAPQMTLRTVFFGHSMGASVAHEVAALLAGRGAGPAALLVSSRAAPHLLRRLSDGDLTDEKLLATVGRHGGPGAELLQDPEMRELFMPPIRADYRLLEAYVAEPKAPAVDIPVVAYFGTDDPQPAPDEVRAWAELTSARYEARAFPGGHFYLLPHEAELVRDIRERLVALE; the protein is encoded by the coding sequence ATGTCTTTCTCCTCTGGTCAGCCCGCCACGCGGTGGCTGCGCACCTACCGTCCGGTGGCCGCACCGCGGCTGCGGCTCGTCTGTTTCCCGCACGCCGGCGGCTCGGCGAGTTTCTACCGCTCCTGGCCGCAGAAGTTCCCGGCTGATTGGGAAGTGAGCGCGGTGTGCTATCCGGGTCGTGAGGAGCGCATCGCGGAACCCGGCATCACGAGCATGGCGGAGCTTGCCGGTCGGGTGGCCGACGAGCTGGCACCTCAGATGACACTCCGCACGGTATTTTTCGGTCACAGCATGGGCGCCTCCGTGGCGCATGAGGTCGCTGCATTGCTCGCCGGGCGCGGGGCGGGACCGGCGGCGCTCCTCGTCTCCAGCCGGGCCGCTCCCCATCTCCTGCGTCGCCTCAGCGACGGGGACCTCACCGATGAGAAGTTGCTCGCCACGGTCGGCCGGCACGGCGGACCGGGGGCGGAGCTCCTGCAAGACCCCGAGATGCGTGAGCTGTTCATGCCGCCGATCCGGGCGGATTACCGGCTGCTCGAAGCGTATGTGGCGGAGCCCAAGGCTCCTGCCGTGGACATCCCCGTCGTCGCCTACTTCGGGACGGATGACCCCCAGCCGGCCCCCGACGAAGTACGGGCATGGGCGGAGCTGACCTCGGCCCGTTATGAGGCGCGCGCGTTTCCCGGGGGCCACTTCTACCTCCTCCCGCATGAAGCCGAGTTGGTCCGCGATATCCGTGAGCGGCTCGTCGCCCTCGAGTGA
- a CDS encoding PRC domain containing protein, whose translation MSSTVWGYLPDSGYRAGTTLVGYSVEAVDGSIGKVDKHSDEVDSAHLVVDTGPWILGRRIVLPAGTVTGIDQEEEKVYVGRTRQEIKDAPAFEGDEHVSSPDYLHQVGVYFGGFPLV comes from the coding sequence ATGAGTTCCACTGTCTGGGGATATCTTCCCGACTCCGGGTACCGGGCGGGCACGACCCTGGTGGGATACAGCGTCGAAGCCGTTGACGGGAGTATCGGCAAGGTCGACAAGCATTCCGATGAGGTGGATTCCGCACACCTCGTCGTCGACACCGGCCCCTGGATCCTCGGGAGGCGCATCGTGCTGCCGGCCGGCACGGTGACCGGCATCGACCAGGAAGAGGAGAAGGTCTATGTCGGCCGCACCAGGCAAGAGATCAAGGACGCGCCCGCCTTTGAAGGGGACGAGCACGTGAGCAGCCCTGACTACCTCCATCAGGTGGGGGTATATTTCGGTGGATTTCCTCTTGTGTGA
- a CDS encoding ATP-binding protein, with protein sequence MTGAQQAPVCEAAEARDQVQELLSAHRPAIDEISMIDALLVTSELVTNAQRHGDGLSGFSARIVADRLEVTVADRSRRQPVTAVGREKFAVGGYGWPMIQQLTDCVIIIPTSGGKAITVSIPLAFAPPGPLMSSPV encoded by the coding sequence GTGACGGGTGCGCAGCAGGCCCCGGTGTGCGAAGCGGCGGAGGCTCGGGACCAGGTCCAGGAGCTACTGAGCGCCCACCGTCCGGCCATCGATGAAATTTCCATGATTGACGCCTTGCTGGTCACCTCGGAATTGGTCACCAATGCGCAGCGCCATGGAGACGGCCTTTCCGGCTTCTCCGCCCGGATCGTGGCCGATCGCCTGGAAGTGACCGTCGCCGATCGCAGTCGTCGGCAACCTGTCACGGCCGTCGGGCGGGAAAAATTTGCGGTCGGTGGATATGGATGGCCGATGATTCAGCAACTTACCGACTGCGTCATCATTATTCCCACCTCGGGCGGTAAGGCCATTACGGTGAGCATTCCCCTCGCCTTCGCCCCGCCCGGCCCGCTGATGTCCTCTCCGGTGTGA
- a CDS encoding ATP-binding protein, whose translation MRGVPARAADARNFVHDLLHNAGIPVDDLALVDALLVTTELVTNAQRHGGGLIGFTARIVEGYLELAVEDRSEDCPTTAAPRDPGATGGYGWPLVQRLARTIDIALTETGKTIRVTLPL comes from the coding sequence ATGCGGGGAGTACCTGCAAGAGCGGCCGACGCACGCAATTTTGTGCACGACCTGCTGCACAATGCAGGCATCCCGGTCGATGACCTGGCCCTTGTCGATGCCCTCCTGGTGACCACGGAGCTGGTCACCAATGCCCAGCGGCACGGCGGCGGGCTCATCGGGTTCACCGCGCGGATAGTCGAAGGGTATCTGGAGCTGGCGGTCGAGGACCGAAGCGAGGACTGCCCCACCACTGCCGCCCCTCGTGACCCTGGCGCCACGGGCGGATACGGCTGGCCCCTGGTGCAACGGCTGGCCCGCACCATCGACATCGCCCTGACCGAGACCGGCAAGACCATCCGTGTGACTCTGCCCCTCTGA
- a CDS encoding DUF6458 family protein: protein MGIGGCIGLIAVGAILTFAVDWHLSGVNLDLVGLIMMVVGVIGLAAYVSILKRRRVQPPAPGAPVVDVEETRTYR from the coding sequence ATGGGTATCGGAGGATGCATCGGGTTGATCGCGGTGGGCGCCATCTTGACGTTCGCCGTGGACTGGCACCTGTCCGGCGTCAATCTCGACCTGGTCGGGCTCATCATGATGGTTGTCGGAGTGATTGGCCTGGCGGCCTATGTGAGCATCCTCAAGCGGCGACGCGTCCAGCCGCCGGCCCCAGGAGCTCCGGTGGTCGACGTCGAGGAGACCCGTACCTACCGGTGA
- a CDS encoding glycoside hydrolase family 15 protein, producing MIGDLRTAALVGTDGGISWFCAPRFDSPSIFGSLLDAQNGGHWRISPVGEVAKRQQYYFPDINILMTRMLTENGIVEIQDFMPIRAEGDRYHRQRLVRRVVSVRGSARIRAVIAPRMNYGRDPHKVESQPHGVRFTSETRELSLQASVSLHAEGQDAVSEFDLPEGQSVLFVLESTEPTRAEPTRAAPTCAEPTRAQPTIDLVDAPAAEELFQSTVRFWRQWLSQSTYTGRWREMVHRSALTLKLLTHEPTGAIVAAPTLGLPEQVGGERNWDYRYVWIRDAAFSLHALLRLGFTREAQAFISWLTECLRKPRDGDRGPLRVLYSIDGDAALPEQVLDHWEGYRGSAPVRVGNGAADQLQLDIYGELFDSIYLFNKHGDGISHESWRDLCAILDWLLEHWDGPDAGIWETRAGQQRHTYSRVMCWVAVERMIRMARQRGLPGDVGRWMSERDKIYHQIMNEGWSAQDQTFVQRLSGDPEEPPEGILDASLLVLPMVKFLSPKDPRFRSTVHAISKGLVTDSLVFRYDPKESPDGLDGTEGTFSICSFWWVEALARTGRTDEARVALEKMFTYANHLGLYAEQIGMTGDHLGNFPQAFTHLALISAATSLDGFMGEAAVRRWAGPAPTGGQRLATDGWGRHDERP from the coding sequence ATGATCGGCGATCTGCGGACAGCCGCGCTGGTCGGGACCGACGGTGGGATCAGCTGGTTCTGTGCCCCGCGATTCGATTCGCCCAGTATCTTCGGTTCGCTGCTCGACGCGCAGAACGGCGGCCACTGGCGCATCAGCCCCGTCGGGGAGGTGGCCAAGCGGCAGCAGTACTACTTTCCCGACATCAACATACTGATGACGCGGATGCTGACCGAGAACGGCATCGTCGAAATCCAGGACTTCATGCCGATACGGGCAGAGGGCGACCGGTATCACCGGCAGCGGCTGGTGCGGCGGGTGGTCAGTGTGCGGGGCAGCGCGCGTATACGAGCGGTCATTGCACCCCGGATGAACTACGGCCGGGATCCGCACAAGGTGGAATCCCAGCCGCACGGTGTGCGTTTTACCAGCGAGACACGGGAACTCTCGCTCCAGGCCAGTGTGAGCCTCCACGCCGAGGGGCAGGACGCGGTCAGCGAATTCGACCTGCCAGAAGGCCAGTCGGTCCTCTTCGTGCTGGAGTCCACCGAACCCACCCGCGCAGAACCCACCCGCGCGGCACCCACCTGTGCCGAACCCACCCGCGCCCAGCCGACCATCGACCTGGTCGACGCACCGGCGGCCGAGGAACTGTTCCAGTCCACCGTACGGTTCTGGCGCCAGTGGCTGAGCCAGTCCACCTACACCGGCCGCTGGCGCGAAATGGTGCACCGCTCCGCGCTGACGCTCAAACTGCTGACCCACGAGCCCACCGGCGCCATCGTCGCCGCGCCGACCCTCGGGCTGCCCGAACAGGTCGGTGGTGAGAGGAATTGGGACTATCGCTACGTCTGGATACGCGACGCGGCCTTTTCCCTCCATGCCCTGCTGCGGCTGGGATTCACCCGTGAAGCACAGGCCTTCATCAGCTGGCTCACCGAGTGTCTGCGCAAGCCCCGCGACGGGGACCGCGGCCCGCTACGGGTGCTCTATTCCATCGACGGGGATGCCGCGCTGCCCGAGCAGGTCCTCGACCACTGGGAGGGCTACCGCGGGTCTGCTCCCGTCCGTGTGGGGAACGGCGCGGCGGACCAGCTCCAGCTGGACATCTACGGTGAACTGTTCGACTCCATCTATCTGTTCAACAAGCACGGCGACGGCATTTCCCACGAGAGCTGGAGGGATCTGTGCGCCATCCTCGACTGGCTCCTGGAGCACTGGGACGGTCCCGATGCGGGAATCTGGGAGACCCGCGCCGGACAGCAGCGTCATACCTATTCACGGGTGATGTGCTGGGTAGCGGTGGAGCGAATGATCAGAATGGCCCGCCAGCGCGGCTTGCCGGGTGACGTGGGGCGCTGGATGTCGGAACGCGACAAGATCTACCACCAGATCATGAACGAAGGGTGGAGCGCCCAGGATCAGACCTTTGTCCAACGCCTCAGCGGCGACCCGGAAGAGCCACCCGAGGGCATCCTGGACGCGTCGCTCCTGGTGCTGCCGATGGTCAAATTCCTGTCGCCCAAGGACCCGCGATTCCGCTCCACCGTGCACGCGATCAGTAAGGGTCTCGTCACGGACAGCCTGGTATTCCGCTATGACCCGAAGGAGTCTCCCGACGGCCTGGACGGAACCGAGGGCACCTTCTCGATCTGCTCTTTCTGGTGGGTCGAGGCACTGGCCCGCACGGGTCGGACCGACGAGGCCAGGGTGGCACTGGAGAAGATGTTCACCTACGCCAACCACCTCGGTCTGTATGCGGAGCAGATCGGAATGACGGGCGACCACCTGGGGAACTTCCCCCAGGCATTCACCCACCTCGCGCTGATCAGTGCGGCCACGAGCCTGGACGGTTTCATGGGTGAAGCCGCTGTCCGCCGGTGGGCCGGACCTGCACCCACCGGCGGACAGCGCCTGGCGACCGATGGGTGGGGCCGGCACGATGAACGCCCATGA
- a CDS encoding nucleotidyltransferase domain-containing protein, translating into MNDQETVEDRALRLVTERFPHAVGALLGGSAAQGRATPTSDLDIAVLLPDGDTSRREVIRHDGFLAELFLHTVTDIPAFFAWDRARRRGTVLFLYDQGLMLTDPHGHVARTRERARAVIAAGPPPLTPEEWERGRYILTCYLDDLADTPPANRYEQLSLADHALREATHLVTAYHGAWTGIGKWLPRRLLSADPARGRALLDGQQAVAEHADPMPMVAAVQQVLDLIGGALREGYTQSWGT; encoded by the coding sequence ATGAATGACCAAGAGACCGTTGAGGACCGCGCTTTACGTTTGGTCACCGAGCGTTTTCCGCACGCTGTGGGCGCCCTGCTCGGAGGGTCCGCTGCTCAGGGCCGGGCGACCCCGACCAGCGACCTGGACATCGCCGTCCTCCTCCCGGACGGGGACACCAGCCGCCGGGAAGTGATCCGTCACGACGGATTCCTGGCCGAGTTGTTCCTGCACACCGTCACGGACATACCCGCGTTCTTCGCATGGGACAGAGCCCGCCGCCGGGGCACGGTCCTTTTCCTCTATGACCAGGGCCTGATGCTGACCGACCCCCATGGCCATGTGGCCCGTACGCGCGAACGGGCCCGAGCGGTCATCGCGGCCGGACCTCCCCCGCTCACTCCGGAAGAGTGGGAACGCGGTCGCTACATCCTTACCTGTTACCTGGACGACCTTGCCGACACCCCACCGGCCAACCGGTACGAACAGCTTTCCCTGGCCGACCACGCCCTGCGCGAGGCGACGCACCTCGTCACCGCTTACCACGGTGCATGGACGGGGATCGGCAAATGGCTACCCCGCAGACTGCTGAGCGCGGACCCGGCGCGAGGAAGGGCCTTGTTGGACGGCCAGCAGGCCGTCGCCGAACACGCCGATCCGATGCCCATGGTGGCTGCGGTACAACAGGTCCTCGATCTGATCGGTGGAGCGTTGCGGGAGGGATACACACAGAGCTGGGGCACCTGA
- a CDS encoding SigB/SigF/SigG family RNA polymerase sigma factor, with product MNAVFEDVSDRELQRACDGLSPRAGETSTTLPPIEDARSVAPHDAKALSPLFFDRLGELEEGTPEYQYTRNTLIEMNLSLVRYVASRYRSHGDQLEDIVQVGTIGLIKAIDRFDRSRRTEFAAFAIPHILGEIKRFFRDTSWAVHVPRRLQELRADLTRATEELSTLLDREPTVKELAGHLQLTEEEIIEGITASNGYSAISLNVSCDGDAAPEGGGPSFADVLAAADPATEYVEDRCTLTALLKLLSDRDRLIIQLRFGQEMTQAQIGAVLGVSQMHVSRLLARIIKQLRKGMLGQK from the coding sequence ATGAACGCGGTTTTCGAGGACGTATCGGACAGGGAGCTGCAGAGGGCCTGTGACGGGCTGTCGCCGCGCGCCGGAGAAACTTCCACCACGCTTCCTCCCATCGAGGATGCCAGGAGCGTTGCTCCCCATGACGCCAAGGCTTTGTCGCCGCTGTTCTTCGATCGGCTCGGGGAGCTCGAAGAAGGCACTCCCGAGTATCAGTACACCCGCAATACGCTCATCGAGATGAACCTTTCCTTGGTGCGCTATGTGGCCTCGCGGTACAGAAGTCACGGTGACCAGCTCGAGGACATCGTCCAGGTGGGCACGATCGGTCTGATCAAGGCCATCGACCGGTTCGACCGCTCACGCCGCACGGAGTTCGCGGCCTTCGCCATCCCCCACATCCTCGGGGAGATCAAGCGGTTCTTCCGCGACACCAGCTGGGCCGTCCACGTCCCCCGGCGCCTGCAGGAGCTCCGCGCCGATCTGACCCGGGCGACGGAGGAGCTGTCGACGCTCCTGGACCGGGAACCCACCGTCAAAGAGCTGGCCGGGCACCTGCAGCTCACCGAAGAGGAGATCATCGAGGGCATCACGGCCTCCAACGGCTACTCGGCCATCTCCTTGAACGTGTCCTGCGACGGCGATGCGGCGCCGGAGGGCGGCGGTCCCTCCTTCGCCGACGTCCTTGCCGCGGCCGACCCCGCCACGGAGTACGTCGAGGACCGGTGCACCCTGACCGCACTCCTGAAGCTGCTCAGCGACCGCGACCGCCTCATCATCCAGCTGCGCTTCGGCCAGGAGATGACGCAGGCCCAGATCGGAGCCGTACTCGGCGTCTCCCAGATGCACGTCTCGCGCCTGCTTGCCCGCATCATCAAGCAGCTCCGCAAGGGAATGCTCGGTCAGAAGTGA
- a CDS encoding CsbD family protein, which translates to MSASEKVKAIAEQTIGKVKKEAGRAVGNESATAEGSAEESRGDLRGAKEKAKDAFKK; encoded by the coding sequence ATGAGTGCCAGCGAAAAGGTCAAGGCCATCGCCGAGCAGACCATCGGAAAGGTCAAGAAGGAAGCGGGACGCGCGGTCGGTAACGAGAGCGCCACTGCCGAGGGCTCCGCAGAGGAATCCCGGGGAGATCTCCGCGGAGCGAAGGAGAAGGCCAAGGACGCCTTCAAGAAGTAA